TTATCCTGCCAGAGTTGCTCGAAGCGAGCCACCATGCACGCTACCGTAGACTTGGATGCTATGTTCCAAGAACAGCCCGCCGTCGTGATGCCAAAACTCGAATTGACCGTCCTTGTCGATGGTTACTGAACTTAAAGAGAAATGGTCTGCAAACTCATTGGGAGTGAGTTCTGGATCTTTTTCCTCTCGCCAAGTGCCGTTGTAGAGTTGGTGGAGATCTTCGATAGCTTGCTGCCTAATTCGTGTGTTCCACTCCTCTTGATCCGTCCACAGTAGCTCGGCGGTCTTTAGCATCTCCTTGAGTTCTTCTGGGTTTTCAGTATCGAACCTCAAATCAATCTCCTGACCGACCCACTCGCCTTCCCCTTCGAACCAGCCGATAGAGGCATCGAGGAAGAGCTCACCAAAGCGATCTGACTCAACGATTACCGATTGGCAAAGTTCTTGCGCGGCAGCGGTCAGTTCAAGGTTGGTCCCTTCGAGCGGCAACGATTTCTCATAGACAGCACGCTCTTGGTCCTGAGAGAGAATGACGCTCATTCTTTGGTAAGACATCTCTGGAAAATCTAGGGGATAGTCGTGCTCCTTAGGAATCGGTCTTTGCACGTAGAGTTTTTCTACGACAACCTCACCATCGATAGGCATCCAGGCCACCAATTCGAACCCATGAAGCATGTATTCGTGCTCTCCAAGAATTCCAGCTGACTGCGCTCTCTGAGATACGACACCTTCGATGATCTGAGGCTTCTTGCCGTACTCAACACCGTCAAAGGTCGCGTCTCCGAGGGATTCGTACTCCTGAAAGTCGAAGGACTGTGGCAAGGTGTTTCGATTGAGTTTGCCTCGAAGCCATTGGAGAATGCTGTCCCTAAAGTGCATGGTCGTGTGTCTTTGGGTAGTGCTGGCTATGGTCCTGAAGTCGCATTATAGTCCGTATAGCGATATCGATTGCACCCAAAACTCACCGACTGCCACTGCTAGCTCGCCTGGCGGTGCGAACGGTCAAGCTGAGTCACACGTCAATCAGGACAGCACGACATGGCCGAGAAGAACCGCCGAGACCTCCTCTCATTCGCAACCGCTTCACTCACGCTACCAGCCTTCCTTGGTGTCGCCAACACTTCGAACAAGGGTCACGCACAACTCGCCGAACCAGCGAAGAAGGCAGACAAAGAAGTCGCGATGGAGGTCGGATACTTGGAAATCGTCACCCCCGAAGTTGACGCCGTTTGCAAGAACTACGAGCAGTTGCACGGCGTGAAGTTCAGCAAGCCGAACGCGAACTTAGGCTTTGCCCGCACGGCCAGACTTGCCGGTGGCGGGCTGCTTGGTGTCCGCGCACCGCTGCGACCGACCGAAACGCCCGTCGTCCGTCCGTACTTACTCGTCGAAGACATCGACGCGGCAGTCCTCAAAGCTGCCGAAGCGGGCGGCAAGATTGCACTTCCGCCGATGAAGCTCGCCGGTTACGGCAAGTGTGCCATCTTTATCCAGGGCGGAATTGAACATGGGCTTTGGGAAGTGATGCCCGGAGGGCAGCAATAGCCCTAGCCGGTGCCGTTAGGCTCCGGAGAGAGTATCTGCTTGAAGTTCGAAGTCCCGCAGGGGCGACATAAATTCCGACGCGAAAAATATGTCGACCCTTCGGGCCTTCGTTTGTCTTGTCCAAATGATCCGGAGGCTTACGCCACCGGCTAGGGTTCTTTCGGCCCTCCGGGCCAGGTTGAGCGAACTGATATCTATCTGACAGCCACCAAGGCCGGAGTGCCTTTTCTCACTCGAATTCGAGCCACCTCATCAGGTAAAATGCAACGCCGGGGACTCGCATGAAGCGCGTCATCCGAGGGAAGTGAGCAGCGGAAGTGACCTCATTGGGACACCCCCTTTTGCTCGCGCCAGCC
The genomic region above belongs to Lacipirellulaceae bacterium and contains:
- a CDS encoding DUF2262 domain-containing protein, with translation MPQSFDFQEYESLGDATFDGVEYGKKPQIIEGVVSQRAQSAGILGEHEYMLHGFELVAWMPIDGEVVVEKLYVQRPIPKEHDYPLDFPEMSYQRMSVILSQDQERAVYEKSLPLEGTNLELTAAAQELCQSVIVESDRFGELFLDASIGWFEGEGEWVGQEIDLRFDTENPEELKEMLKTAELLWTDQEEWNTRIRQQAIEDLHQLYNGTWREEKDPELTPNEFADHFSLSSVTIDKDGQFEFWHHDGGLFLEHSIQVYGSVHGGSLRATLAG